A part of Antennarius striatus isolate MH-2024 chromosome 21, ASM4005453v1, whole genome shotgun sequence genomic DNA contains:
- the LOC137588925 gene encoding urotensin-2 receptor: MTTVSMEPVGAFVERGANATDPPMVTHQDTAATFTIGTILSIMCLVGVTGNIYTLVVMCQSMRTAASMYIYIINLALADLLYLLTIPFVVCTHFLKGWYFGDIGCRILISMDFLTMHASIFTLTIMSTERYFAVLKPLDTVKRSKSYRKAIALLVWAASLILTLPMIVSIQLMTMGNKAMCLPTLSPLSYKIYISFLFCTSIIAPGLIIGYLYIQLARTYWISQTETFKQTKKLPNQKVLYLIFTIVLLFWACFLPFWIWQLLGQFHPLLPLSIKAKRNINYLTTCLTYSNSCINPFLYTLLTKNYKEYMRKHKRSWRAGSYFNRRNRFHRSPRRSPSSSSQQFTESFMLSHTASLRVHNSSL, translated from the exons ATGACTACAGTATCAATGGAGCCTGTCGGGGCCTTCGTGGAGAGAGGGGCCAATGCTACTGACCCACCTATGGTCACACATCAGGACACGGCTGCCACCTTTACCATAGGCACCATTCTGTCTATCATGTGCCTCGTTGGAGTCACTGGGAATATCTACACCCTAGTAGTGATGTGCCAGTCCATGAGGACAGCAGCCTCCATGTACATCTACATCATAAACTTAGCTTTGGCAGATCTGCTCTACCTTCTCACCATACCTTTTGTAGTCTGCACACACTTCTTGAAGGGATGGTACTTTGGGGATATAGGGTGTCGTATTCTGATCAGCATGGACTTTCTGACCATGCATGCCAGCATCTTCACGCTGACAATCATGAGCACAGAGCGGTACTTTGCTGTACTCAAACCACTGGACACAGTGAAGCGGTCCAAAAGTTACCGGAAGGCTATTGCTCTTCTGGTTTGGGCTGCGTCTCTCATCCTTACTCTACCAATGATTGTGAGCATTCAGTTAATGACAATGGGCAACAAGGCCATGTGTCTGCCCACCCTGTCACCACTCTCCTACAAAATCTACATCTCCTTTCTATTTTGCACTAGCATCATTGCCCCAGGACTGATCATTGGCTATCTCTACATCCAGCTTGCACGCACTTACTGGATTTCACAGACAGAGACCTTCAAACAGACCAAGAAACTTCCCAATCAAAAG GTGCTGTACCTCATCTTCACCATCGTGCTTCTCTTCTGGGCATGCTTCCTGCCCTTCTGGATTTGGCAGCTGCTTGGTCAGTTCCATCCCTTGCTGCCCCTGTCCATTAAAGCCAAACGCAACATCAACTACCTGACCACGTGTCTGACGTATTCCAACAGCTGTATAAACCCCTTCCTGTATACACTGCTTACCAAGAACTACAAGGAGTACATGAGGAAGCATAAACGGTCTTGGAGGGCTGGTAGCTACTTCAACAGGAGGAATCGCTTTCACCGCTCACCACGACGATCACCATCTTCCAGCAGTCAGCAGTTCACTGAGAGCTTTATGCTGTCTCACACAGCGTCTCTGAGAGTTCATAACAGCAGTTTGTAA